From the Kitasatospora viridis genome, one window contains:
- a CDS encoding RiPP maturation radical SAM C-methyltransferase: MRIALVSAPWNLLETPSLPLGILSAAAAGCQRPPEVQEFYANLDWADYLLDASGGDLTPADYGYVANLGVWYGMGDWVFTSALYDQPDWHRAEFTAHLERVGVPPGRSFEMAQHAERFVELTARRILASDPDVVGFSSTFQQNIASLALARRIKQLRPEVRTLMGGGNCAGSMGAAIHRNFDYVDYVISGEAEDSFVEFVDHLDGYREVSEVAGLSWRAEDGSTVVNKPAGAVRMESAPCPDYRAWFEAVNASAVRPFIQPKLLYEAARGCWWGEKHTCTFCGLNQLTIGFRSRPAEQVLAHLREMIERYRLLDVVAVDNILDMAYLKSLLPQLAAEDWDLHFYYEIKSNLREADVRLLRRAGLVQVQPGIENLSSRVLKIMEKGVHATQNVVLLRDCEENDITVDWNYLYGFPGESDEDYDEVLAQFPALAHLQPPAGSVRIILERFSPYFERPELGFGLRRPAAHYEHLYDLPPDELQEIAYQFVTDERGIGADKAAEVRAAVRQWRAAYPQSSLTLAPDEDGSLTLADRRTGWPQREVRLAAGCEAAAYTALLKPRRVEAVAAELGIAAADLEALVADWQRQGLVFREGGRVVALATRCTSIKSGEA, from the coding sequence GGAGTTCTACGCCAACCTGGACTGGGCCGACTACCTGCTCGACGCCTCCGGCGGAGACCTCACACCGGCCGACTACGGCTACGTGGCCAACCTCGGCGTCTGGTACGGCATGGGCGACTGGGTCTTCACCTCGGCGCTCTACGACCAACCCGACTGGCACCGCGCGGAGTTCACCGCTCACCTGGAGCGGGTCGGGGTCCCGCCGGGACGTTCCTTCGAGATGGCCCAGCACGCCGAGCGGTTCGTCGAGCTGACGGCCCGCCGGATCCTCGCGTCCGACCCCGACGTGGTCGGCTTCAGCTCCACCTTCCAGCAGAACATCGCCTCCCTCGCACTGGCCCGCCGGATCAAGCAACTGCGCCCCGAGGTCCGCACGCTGATGGGCGGCGGCAACTGCGCCGGCTCGATGGGCGCCGCGATCCACCGCAACTTCGACTACGTCGACTACGTGATCAGTGGCGAGGCCGAGGACTCGTTCGTGGAGTTCGTCGACCACCTGGACGGCTACCGGGAGGTCTCGGAGGTCGCGGGGCTGTCCTGGCGGGCGGAGGACGGCTCGACCGTGGTCAACAAGCCGGCGGGCGCGGTCCGGATGGAGTCCGCCCCGTGCCCCGACTACCGCGCCTGGTTCGAGGCCGTCAACGCCAGCGCGGTGCGCCCGTTCATCCAGCCGAAGCTGCTCTACGAGGCGGCCCGCGGCTGCTGGTGGGGCGAGAAGCACACCTGCACCTTCTGCGGGCTGAACCAGCTCACCATCGGGTTCCGCTCCAGGCCGGCCGAGCAAGTGCTCGCCCACCTGCGCGAGATGATCGAGCGCTACCGCCTGCTCGACGTCGTCGCGGTCGACAACATCCTCGACATGGCCTACCTCAAGTCGCTGCTGCCCCAACTCGCCGCCGAGGACTGGGACCTGCACTTCTACTACGAGATCAAGTCCAACCTGCGGGAGGCCGACGTCCGGCTGCTGCGCCGGGCCGGACTGGTCCAGGTGCAGCCGGGCATCGAGAACCTCAGCTCCAGGGTGCTGAAGATCATGGAGAAGGGGGTCCACGCCACCCAGAACGTGGTGCTGCTGCGCGACTGCGAGGAGAACGACATCACGGTCGACTGGAACTACCTCTACGGATTCCCCGGCGAATCCGACGAGGACTACGACGAAGTGCTGGCCCAGTTCCCCGCCCTGGCCCACCTCCAGCCGCCGGCCGGCAGCGTGCGGATCATCCTGGAACGGTTCAGCCCGTACTTCGAGCGGCCGGAGCTGGGCTTCGGACTGCGCCGCCCGGCGGCGCACTACGAGCACCTCTACGACCTGCCGCCGGACGAACTCCAGGAGATCGCCTACCAGTTCGTCACCGACGAGCGCGGGATCGGCGCCGACAAGGCCGCCGAGGTCAGGGCGGCCGTCCGGCAGTGGCGCGCGGCCTACCCGCAGAGCAGCCTGACCCTCGCGCCGGACGAGGACGGCTCGCTCACCCTCGCCGACCGCCGGACCGGCTGGCCGCAGCGGGAGGTCCGACTGGCCGCCGGGTGCGAGGCGGCGGCCTACACGGCGCTGCTCAAGCCACGGCGAGTCGAGGCGGTGGCGGCCGAACTGGGCATCGCCGCCGCGGACCTCGAAGCACTGGTGGCGGACTGGCAGCGGCAGGGCCTGGTGTTCCGCGAGGGCGGCCGGGTGGTCGCGCTCGCCACCCGGTGCACCAGCATCAAGAGCGGGGAGGCCTGA